In Anaerolineales bacterium, the following proteins share a genomic window:
- a CDS encoding zinc-binding dehydrogenase: MKAAVFHEPNQPLRVEEIPTPTPSAGEVLINVAGCGVCHTDLHYIDHGVPTFKKPPLVLGHEVSGTVAGLGAGVTQWKEGARVLLPAVYGCGQCAMCRTGRENICEKMVMFGNNVDGGYAEYMLAPAKDVIALPDELPLVESSIIADAVTTPYHAVVNRGGVKPGDNVVVVGCGGIGLNLVQVAAAVGAKVIAVDIVASKLEWAKKLGAQATVNAQNVERVDKEIRKLTGGGGADIGFEAIGNPTTQAQTFACLRAGGRFVAVGYSDKAMTLDIGRVMYRELEIVGSLGCRAVDYPRVLELARQGKIKVKELVTAQFPLDDVNAAFDTLRKGEGIRSVIVP, translated from the coding sequence ATGAAAGCGGCTGTATTTCACGAACCGAACCAACCGTTGCGCGTCGAAGAAATCCCGACCCCGACTCCGTCCGCGGGCGAAGTGTTGATCAATGTCGCGGGATGCGGAGTCTGTCACACCGACCTGCATTACATTGATCACGGCGTTCCCACGTTCAAGAAGCCGCCGCTCGTGCTGGGACACGAAGTCTCAGGCACGGTCGCGGGATTGGGCGCGGGCGTAACTCAATGGAAGGAAGGCGCGCGCGTCCTGCTCCCCGCGGTGTATGGGTGCGGTCAATGCGCCATGTGCCGCACGGGACGCGAGAACATCTGCGAAAAGATGGTGATGTTCGGCAACAACGTGGACGGCGGTTATGCCGAATACATGCTCGCGCCCGCCAAGGATGTGATCGCCCTGCCCGACGAACTTCCGCTCGTCGAGAGTTCGATCATCGCGGACGCGGTCACAACGCCGTATCACGCCGTTGTCAATCGCGGAGGGGTGAAGCCAGGCGATAACGTGGTCGTCGTCGGCTGTGGCGGCATCGGTTTGAATCTCGTGCAGGTCGCGGCGGCGGTCGGCGCGAAAGTCATCGCGGTGGACATCGTCGCTTCAAAACTGGAATGGGCGAAGAAACTCGGCGCGCAGGCGACGGTCAACGCGCAGAATGTCGAGCGCGTGGATAAGGAAATCCGCAAACTGACGGGCGGCGGAGGCGCGGACATCGGCTTTGAGGCGATCGGCAATCCGACGACTCAAGCCCAGACGTTTGCCTGTCTGCGCGCGGGCGGGCGATTCGTGGCTGTCGGCTATTCCGACAAAGCGATGACCCTCGACATTGGACGCGTGATGTACCGCGAGTTGGAGATCGTCGGCTCGCTCGGCTGCCGCGCCGTGGATTATCCGCGCGTGTTGGAATTGGCAAGACAAGGAAAAATCAAAGTGAAGGAGCTCGTCACCGCGCAGTTCCCGCTGGACGACGTCAACGCCGCGTTCGATACGCTGCGCAAAGGCGAAGGAATCCGTTCGGTGATTGTGCCATAA
- the iorA gene encoding indolepyruvate ferredoxin oxidoreductase subunit alpha, with translation MQEFLLGNEAVARGAWEAGVKFVSGYPGTPSTEIIETLARRYPETNPRWTSNEKVAFEEGMGAAIGGLRTLVTMKHVGLNVAADAFMVFPYSGTNGGFVVISADDPGMHSSQNEQDNRYLARVAKVPVLEPSDAQECRDFMMAGLDLSEQFHSPVMLRTTTRLAHHKGLVEVGERKEVPTREFNRDPQRFSVPIYRLLRRPEVEKTLTALAEYAETCPFNRIEAGADHKIGVVTSGISYQYVKEVLPNAGVLRLGMTYPLPANLLRDFCSKYETVYVIEEGEPFIEEFMRAAGIANITGKELFGVIGEYSPARLRKTLGMGNPPAPFTDGIKLIQRPPMFCIGCGHRTVFAALRQLRVTVSGDIGCYTMGALPPYEAEHTTFCMGASIGVAVGLEQAGHENTVAIIGDSTFVHAGIPPLIDAVYNKSRLTLIILDNSATGMTGSQPNPISGKDAMGEETPKLDLEALCRASGVQNVAVVDTWDRKEVVNVIRRAVFFKGPSVVIARGPCQQLPEIKHSHRIPFFIHEDLCTQCDACFKVWCPAITRTENNFPVIAANECTSCTVCAQVCPTDAIKLAEEFA, from the coding sequence ATGCAAGAATTTTTATTAGGCAATGAAGCCGTCGCCCGCGGGGCATGGGAGGCGGGAGTCAAATTTGTGTCGGGCTACCCAGGCACGCCCAGCACCGAGATCATCGAAACGCTGGCGAGGCGTTATCCCGAAACGAATCCGCGCTGGACGTCGAACGAAAAGGTCGCGTTCGAGGAGGGCATGGGCGCGGCGATCGGCGGCTTGCGGACGCTCGTCACGATGAAGCACGTCGGTCTCAACGTCGCGGCGGACGCGTTCATGGTCTTCCCCTATTCAGGCACGAACGGCGGCTTCGTGGTCATCTCCGCCGACGACCCTGGCATGCACTCCTCGCAAAACGAGCAGGACAACCGCTACCTCGCCCGCGTCGCCAAAGTCCCTGTGTTGGAGCCGAGCGACGCGCAGGAATGCCGCGACTTCATGATGGCGGGGCTCGACCTCTCGGAGCAATTCCACTCGCCCGTCATGCTGCGGACGACCACGCGCCTCGCCCATCACAAGGGATTGGTGGAAGTCGGCGAACGGAAGGAAGTGCCGACGCGGGAATTTAATCGCGACCCCCAACGCTTCTCTGTCCCGATCTATCGCCTGCTTCGCCGGCCCGAAGTTGAGAAAACGCTGACGGCTCTCGCCGAATACGCGGAGACCTGTCCCTTCAACCGCATCGAGGCGGGCGCGGATCACAAGATCGGCGTGGTCACTTCGGGGATCTCATATCAATACGTCAAGGAAGTCCTGCCGAACGCGGGCGTTTTGCGTTTGGGCATGACCTATCCACTGCCTGCGAACCTCCTGCGCGACTTCTGTTCGAAATATGAAACGGTCTACGTCATCGAAGAAGGCGAGCCGTTCATCGAGGAGTTCATGCGCGCGGCGGGCATCGCAAACATCACAGGCAAGGAACTCTTCGGCGTCATCGGCGAATATTCGCCAGCGCGTTTGCGAAAGACGCTGGGAATGGGCAACCCGCCCGCGCCGTTCACCGATGGAATCAAACTCATCCAGCGTCCGCCCATGTTCTGCATCGGTTGCGGACATCGCACGGTCTTCGCCGCGCTGCGTCAGTTGAGAGTCACCGTTTCAGGCGACATCGGCTGTTACACGATGGGCGCCCTGCCGCCCTACGAAGCGGAACACACCACCTTCTGCATGGGCGCCAGCATCGGCGTCGCCGTCGGCTTGGAGCAGGCTGGGCACGAGAACACCGTCGCCATCATCGGCGATTCGACTTTCGTCCACGCGGGCATCCCGCCTCTGATCGACGCGGTCTACAACAAGAGCCGCCTCACGCTCATCATCCTCGACAACTCCGCCACAGGCATGACGGGCAGTCAGCCCAATCCCATTTCGGGCAAGGACGCGATGGGAGAGGAAACGCCCAAACTGGACCTCGAAGCGTTGTGCCGCGCCTCAGGCGTACAAAACGTCGCCGTGGTGGATACGTGGGATCGCAAGGAAGTCGTCAACGTCATCCGCCGCGCGGTCTTCTTCAAGGGACCTTCGGTTGTCATCGCGCGCGGACCGTGCCAGCAACTGCCTGAGATCAAACATTCGCATCGGATTCCCTTTTTCATTCACGAAGACCTGTGCACGCAATGCGACGCCTGTTTCAAAGTGTGGTGCCCCGCCATCACGCGCACGGAAAATAATTTTCCCGTCATCGCCGCCAACGAATGCACCTCCTGCACCGTCTGCGCGCAAGTCTGCCCGACGGACGCCATCAAACTCGCGGAGGAATTTGCATGA
- a CDS encoding enoyl-CoA hydratase/isomerase family protein — protein sequence MTDSFVSFETKNGASFLTLKRAPLNVLDIATLTQFESALTELSRDDSIRVLLLKAEGKMFSAGVDVADHTPDNVGEMIPLFDRVCRALANFPAPTIAVVHGHALGGGCELVLCCDLAVMTETAKIGQPEVQLAAIAPIAAMRLPQLVGYRNAADMLFTGRVLTAGEALNMGLVNAVVSSDELEKWLCVKIAQLTSLSRVALTMTKRALHLGFGAWDSSAVELEQLYLDELMKTEDAREGLTAFMEKRAAVWKHK from the coding sequence ATGACCGACTCGTTTGTTTCTTTTGAGACGAAGAACGGCGCTTCTTTCCTGACCTTGAAGCGGGCTCCGCTCAACGTGCTGGATATCGCCACTTTGACTCAGTTCGAGTCCGCGCTGACGGAGTTATCCCGTGACGATTCGATCCGCGTCCTCCTCCTCAAAGCCGAAGGGAAGATGTTTTCCGCTGGCGTGGATGTGGCGGATCACACGCCCGATAACGTCGGCGAGATGATTCCGCTCTTCGACCGCGTCTGCCGCGCGCTGGCGAATTTCCCCGCGCCGACGATCGCCGTCGTTCACGGTCACGCCCTCGGCGGCGGATGCGAACTCGTCTTGTGTTGCGACCTCGCCGTGATGACCGAAACCGCAAAGATCGGACAGCCCGAAGTTCAACTCGCCGCCATCGCGCCCATCGCCGCCATGCGACTCCCGCAATTGGTTGGCTACCGCAACGCAGCGGACATGCTCTTCACAGGTCGTGTTCTTACGGCGGGCGAAGCGTTGAATATGGGACTGGTCAATGCAGTTGTATCGAGCGATGAATTAGAAAAATGGCTTTGTGTAAAAATCGCGCAACTCACCAGCCTCAGCCGCGTCGCGTTGACCATGACCAAACGCGCCCTGCACCTCGGCTTCGGCGCGTGGGATTCGTCCGCGGTGGAACTCGAACAGCTCTATCTGGACGAATTGATGAAGACCGAAGACGCGCGCGAAGGCTTGACGGCTTTCATGGAAAAACGCGCGGCGGTTTGGAAACATAAATAA
- a CDS encoding acyl-CoA dehydratase activase, translated as MSAYTTGIDVGSTYTKAVILGDDNEIVARAMVNTGFRLEEAARKAYNNALELAGLNEADSSYLVTTGFGRHLVGFRDVNVTDINASARGAAFLFPKTRTILDVGGQTMKAIQLTEEGKVKSFRLNDKCAAGTGAFLEKTARYMGYKIEEIGALAAVSKTAVPISGVCAVFAESEVINHLSQGMSPSDIMYGSIVSLVARSVQLLKRVGMNPEFTLIGGILRFESMSHVVREQIKTDVNVAEGDLVQYVTALGAAILGRRRFEKLQREGQQTVAGA; from the coding sequence ATGAGCGCTTACACCACCGGCATTGACGTCGGCTCCACCTACACCAAAGCAGTCATTTTAGGCGACGACAATGAGATCGTCGCGCGTGCCATGGTCAACACGGGCTTCCGTCTCGAAGAAGCCGCGCGCAAGGCATACAACAACGCGCTTGAACTCGCGGGACTGAATGAAGCCGATTCATCCTACCTCGTCACCACTGGCTTCGGTCGTCATCTGGTTGGCTTCCGCGACGTGAACGTGACCGACATCAACGCCAGCGCACGTGGCGCGGCGTTCCTCTTCCCCAAGACCCGCACCATCCTCGATGTCGGCGGGCAGACGATGAAAGCCATCCAACTCACGGAGGAAGGCAAGGTCAAATCCTTCCGTCTCAACGACAAATGCGCGGCGGGCACGGGCGCCTTCCTCGAAAAGACCGCGCGTTACATGGGCTACAAGATCGAAGAGATCGGCGCGCTCGCGGCGGTTTCCAAAACGGCAGTCCCCATCTCCGGCGTCTGCGCGGTCTTCGCCGAATCGGAGGTCATCAACCACCTCTCGCAAGGCATGTCGCCGTCGGACATCATGTACGGCTCTATCGTTTCGCTGGTGGCGCGCTCGGTGCAACTCCTCAAACGCGTGGGTATGAATCCCGAGTTCACGCTCATCGGCGGCATTTTGCGTTTTGAATCCATGAGCCATGTTGTGCGCGAACAGATCAAAACGGACGTCAACGTGGCGGAGGGCGATCTGGTTCAATATGTCACCGCCCTCGGCGCAGCGATCCTCGGACGGCGTCGTTTTGAAAAACTTCAACGTGAAGGGCAACAGACAGTCGCAGGCGCTTAA
- the fabG gene encoding 3-oxoacyl-ACP reductase FabG: MLLKDKVALITGGGNGIGRAIVLRFLQDGAKVVTVDLDQAGLAETLKEAGQVAGQVRGEVANITKREEVQRVVDSIVKEHGRLDILINNAGITRDALTTKVKDGEVKLMTDEQWDAVLEVNLKGSWLCAQIAAVEMIKQKYGRIVSTASVAAIGHMGQSNYAASKAGVVALTQTLALELARFNIAVNCIAPGGTKTRMTAAIPENIMASLIERIPLKRFADPCEIAAVHAFLASDEASFITGQCIFVDGGQTVGA, from the coding sequence ATGTTACTCAAAGACAAAGTGGCGTTGATCACGGGCGGCGGGAATGGGATCGGGCGGGCGATCGTGCTGCGCTTTTTGCAGGATGGCGCGAAAGTCGTCACGGTGGATTTGGACCAGGCTGGGTTGGCGGAAACGCTCAAAGAGGCGGGGCAGGTCGCGGGTCAGGTAAGAGGCGAGGTGGCGAACATCACGAAGCGCGAGGAAGTCCAGCGCGTCGTGGATTCTATCGTCAAAGAACACGGTCGGCTCGACATCCTGATCAACAACGCGGGCATCACGCGCGACGCGCTCACGACGAAGGTCAAGGACGGCGAAGTCAAATTGATGACCGACGAACAGTGGGACGCGGTGCTGGAGGTGAACCTGAAAGGCTCGTGGTTGTGCGCGCAGATCGCGGCGGTGGAAATGATCAAACAAAAATATGGGCGCATCGTCAGCACGGCTTCGGTGGCGGCGATCGGGCACATGGGACAGTCGAATTACGCCGCGTCGAAGGCGGGCGTGGTGGCGTTGACGCAAACGCTCGCGCTCGAACTGGCGCGGTTCAACATCGCGGTGAATTGCATCGCGCCAGGCGGGACGAAGACGCGTATGACGGCGGCGATCCCCGAAAATATCATGGCGAGTCTGATCGAGCGCATCCCGTTGAAGCGTTTTGCGGATCCGTGCGAGATCGCGGCGGTGCACGCTTTTCTGGCGAGCGACGAGGCGTCGTTCATCACGGGGCAATGTATTTTTGTGGACGGCGGTCAGACGGTCGGAGCGTAG
- a CDS encoding thioesterase family protein — protein sequence MTEPYPFSTTLKVRFNETDAQGHVNFAQYLNLFDVALIEYLRAIGFSYTRMLKEDFDMLYVDAHASYHAPAYFDDLLRIHCRAGKVGRSSARFDFQVFNESKENRLTAKGEITVVTADRKSLQKTRVPESFRQALEKQG from the coding sequence ATGACCGAACCTTATCCATTTTCAACCACGCTCAAGGTGCGTTTCAACGAGACCGACGCGCAGGGACACGTCAACTTCGCGCAGTACCTCAATCTCTTCGACGTTGCGCTGATCGAATACCTGCGCGCGATCGGTTTCAGTTATACGCGGATGCTGAAAGAGGACTTTGACATGCTCTACGTGGACGCGCACGCTTCGTACCATGCGCCCGCATACTTCGACGACCTCCTGCGGATTCACTGCCGCGCGGGCAAGGTCGGCAGGTCGAGCGCGCGGTTCGATTTTCAGGTCTTCAACGAATCAAAGGAAAACCGCCTGACGGCGAAAGGCGAGATCACGGTTGTGACGGCGGACCGCAAATCGCTTCAAAAGACGCGCGTCCCCGAATCGTTTCGTCAGGCATTGGAGAAACAAGGATGA
- a CDS encoding MaoC/PaaZ C-terminal domain-containing protein, with protein MTSRGLTYDQFEMGAVYPSQARTVTEADVANFAGLSGDFNPLHTDAEFAKTMPVGERIAHGVLILAMATGMANWMGIFEGTTIALMEQVTRYKGAVKFGDTIRLEMEVIEKKPTSKPDKGVVKFAARVKNQRSEVVVEGEWTLLMKAVQQT; from the coding sequence ATGACATCACGCGGACTGACGTACGATCAATTTGAAATGGGCGCGGTGTACCCGTCGCAGGCGCGGACGGTGACCGAAGCGGACGTGGCGAACTTCGCGGGACTCTCGGGCGATTTCAACCCGTTGCACACCGACGCCGAGTTTGCAAAGACCATGCCTGTGGGCGAGCGCATCGCGCACGGCGTGTTAATCCTTGCGATGGCGACGGGCATGGCGAACTGGATGGGCATCTTTGAAGGCACGACGATCGCATTGATGGAGCAGGTCACGCGCTACAAGGGCGCGGTGAAATTCGGGGACACAATTCGGCTGGAGATGGAAGTGATCGAGAAGAAACCCACGTCCAAGCCTGATAAGGGCGTGGTGAAGTTTGCCGCGCGGGTGAAGAACCAGCGCAGTGAAGTTGTCGTCGAGGGGGAGTGGACGTTGTTGATGAAGGCTGTGCAACAAACTTAA
- a CDS encoding amidohydrolase family protein, whose amino-acid sequence MIIDHHIHLSLPEHELPSVMEWMRENYAGDLDAYLKPILTPQGIREYLQANDIDVAVGLAEVSPVTTGVADNDYVGQLCVEANRIGDPASGPRGRVLPFASINPFIVNDLPAEFERLVKEYDFRGIKVYPPYQHHYANDPRMYPLYSKVQELGMPMMVHTGSSVFTGARIKYGDPLLLDDVAIDFPNLKILMCHAGRPFWYEQAFWMARRHENVYMEVSGLPAKHLLDYFPRLEMLADKIVYGSDWPGNPDLKRNVAAIRALPISDETKQKILYDNAARILNV is encoded by the coding sequence ATGATCATAGACCACCACATTCACCTCTCTCTCCCCGAACACGAACTGCCGTCCGTGATGGAATGGATGCGCGAAAATTATGCAGGAGACCTCGATGCCTATCTCAAGCCCATCCTCACCCCACAGGGAATCCGCGAGTATCTTCAGGCGAACGATATTGACGTGGCTGTCGGTCTGGCGGAGGTTTCGCCCGTCACCACAGGCGTCGCGGACAACGATTACGTCGGTCAACTGTGCGTGGAAGCCAACCGCATCGGCGACCCAGCCTCAGGTCCGCGCGGACGCGTGCTGCCCTTCGCCAGCATCAACCCATTCATCGTCAACGATCTTCCCGCGGAGTTCGAAAGGCTTGTAAAGGAGTACGATTTTCGAGGCATCAAGGTTTATCCGCCCTACCAGCATCATTACGCCAACGATCCGCGCATGTATCCGCTTTATTCGAAGGTGCAGGAACTCGGCATGCCGATGATGGTGCATACGGGCTCGTCGGTCTTCACGGGCGCGCGCATCAAATACGGCGATCCGCTCCTGCTCGACGATGTGGCGATTGACTTTCCGAACCTGAAAATTTTGATGTGTCATGCGGGGCGTCCGTTCTGGTACGAGCAGGCGTTCTGGATGGCGCGGCGGCATGAGAATGTGTACATGGAAGTCTCGGGCTTGCCCGCCAAACACCTGCTGGATTATTTCCCGCGCCTCGAGATGCTGGCGGACAAAATCGTCTACGGCTCGGACTGGCCAGGCAACCCCGATCTGAAGCGCAACGTCGCCGCGATCCGCGCGCTGCCGATCTCGGACGAAACGAAGCAAAAAATTCTGTACGATAACGCGGCGAGGATTTTGAACGTGTAG
- a CDS encoding enoyl-CoA hydratase/isomerase family protein — MDVLKNQKTDFKEILYEKGNWVARITINRPQVYNSYSTNALEELATAFRQAAFDDEVAVIVLTGMGDKAFCTGGDVKEYQERYTRAPHDYWKYMRLFGAYIESIVNTGKPVVARINGMAVGGGNESNLACDLAVIAEHAWIGQVGTGVGSVAAGGATQWLPITVGDRRARYMLMTNRRIPSYQALEWGLVNEVVPSVLKDGAFIERATPEQIAKAQKGADGYSISLEKLDQAVDALAQELVDKFAECIRYTKENVNFWKNFGWHQTIGHARDWLSVHYTSWEPLEGMTAFVEKRPSRYRMLRERAAQGKSSEFIWGAYEKDCPACGAKALPEEFTHCGVCGAELK; from the coding sequence ATGGACGTACTGAAAAACCAAAAAACCGACTTCAAAGAAATCCTCTACGAAAAAGGGAACTGGGTAGCGCGCATCACCATCAACCGCCCGCAGGTCTACAACTCCTACAGTACCAACGCGCTCGAAGAACTGGCGACCGCGTTCCGCCAAGCCGCGTTCGACGACGAAGTCGCGGTCATCGTCCTTACGGGCATGGGCGACAAAGCCTTCTGCACGGGCGGCGACGTGAAGGAATACCAGGAACGCTACACCCGCGCGCCTCACGACTACTGGAAGTACATGCGCCTCTTCGGCGCGTACATCGAGAGCATCGTCAACACGGGCAAACCCGTCGTCGCGCGCATCAACGGTATGGCGGTTGGCGGCGGCAACGAATCGAATCTCGCCTGCGACCTCGCCGTCATCGCCGAACACGCGTGGATTGGACAGGTCGGCACGGGAGTCGGGAGCGTCGCCGCGGGCGGCGCGACTCAATGGCTGCCGATCACGGTCGGGGATCGCCGCGCCCGCTACATGTTGATGACGAACCGCCGCATCCCCTCCTATCAAGCCCTCGAGTGGGGACTCGTCAACGAGGTCGTGCCATCCGTTTTGAAAGACGGCGCGTTCATCGAGCGTGCCACGCCCGAGCAGATCGCCAAAGCCCAAAAAGGCGCGGACGGTTACAGCATCAGCCTCGAAAAACTCGACCAAGCCGTGGACGCGCTCGCGCAGGAACTCGTGGATAAATTTGCCGAGTGCATCCGCTACACCAAAGAGAACGTCAACTTCTGGAAAAATTTCGGCTGGCATCAAACCATCGGTCACGCGCGCGACTGGCTCTCCGTCCACTACACCTCGTGGGAGCCGCTCGAAGGCATGACCGCCTTCGTCGAAAAACGTCCGTCGCGTTACCGCATGTTGCGCGAACGCGCGGCGCAGGGCAAATCCAGCGAGTTCATCTGGGGCGCGTACGAAAAAGATTGCCCCGCCTGCGGCGCGAAAGCCCTGCCCGAAGAATTTACCCATTGCGGTGTATGCGGCGCGGAATTGAAATGA
- a CDS encoding thiolase family protein, with protein MFAKSFIPYGGYWSSPFARWQGSFANLHTIKFAAEVTRKALEARKIPPAVFSNLYLGMTVPAPASFYGAPWLAGMIGAEGITGPVFSQACATSARVIGSAARAVETEDDASILCVTADRTSNGPHLLYPNPLNPGGRGDSEDWVWENFNRDPFVGNAMIQTAENTAKDCGITTAEQHEVTLMRFAQYQQALADDAAFHKKYMSVVEVNPTGKKVVATVADDEGVFPSTAEGLGKLKPVLPDGVVTYGAQTFPADGNAGMIVTTKERARELSKDSKIEIQLLSFGEGRAEKGYMPKANAPAARSALAKAGVGINDIKAVKTHNPFAVNDIFLSREFNLPLDGMNNYGSSLIWGHPQGPTGMRLVIELIEELVLLGGGYGLFTGCAAGDTAAAIVLEVRAG; from the coding sequence ATGTTCGCAAAGTCGTTCATCCCCTACGGCGGATATTGGTCTTCGCCGTTCGCGCGCTGGCAGGGAAGTTTCGCAAATTTGCACACGATCAAATTTGCGGCGGAGGTGACGCGCAAGGCATTGGAGGCGCGCAAGATCCCGCCCGCAGTTTTCAGCAACCTCTATCTTGGCATGACCGTCCCCGCGCCCGCTTCATTTTATGGCGCGCCGTGGCTGGCGGGCATGATCGGCGCGGAGGGCATCACGGGTCCCGTTTTCTCGCAAGCCTGCGCGACGTCGGCGCGGGTGATCGGCAGCGCAGCGCGGGCAGTGGAGACGGAAGACGACGCTTCGATCCTCTGCGTGACGGCGGACCGCACCTCGAACGGACCTCACCTGTTGTATCCGAATCCGCTCAACCCTGGCGGGCGCGGCGACTCGGAAGACTGGGTCTGGGAAAATTTCAACCGCGATCCGTTCGTGGGTAACGCGATGATTCAAACCGCTGAAAACACCGCGAAAGATTGCGGTATCACAACGGCGGAACAGCACGAAGTGACGTTGATGCGTTTTGCCCAATATCAGCAGGCGCTCGCAGACGACGCGGCGTTCCATAAAAAGTATATGTCCGTTGTGGAGGTGAATCCCACGGGAAAGAAAGTCGTGGCGACCGTCGCGGACGATGAGGGCGTGTTTCCATCCACTGCGGAGGGACTCGGCAAACTCAAGCCCGTCCTGCCCGATGGCGTGGTCACGTACGGCGCGCAGACGTTTCCCGCCGACGGCAACGCGGGCATGATCGTCACCACGAAGGAGAGGGCGCGCGAACTGAGCAAAGATTCAAAGATCGAAATCCAACTGCTTTCGTTCGGCGAAGGACGCGCTGAAAAAGGATATATGCCCAAGGCAAACGCTCCCGCCGCGCGCAGCGCGCTGGCAAAAGCGGGCGTGGGCATCAACGACATCAAAGCCGTTAAGACGCACAATCCCTTTGCCGTGAACGATATTTTTCTCAGCCGCGAGTTCAACCTTCCGCTCGACGGAATGAACAACTACGGTTCGTCGCTGATCTGGGGTCATCCGCAGGGACCGACGGGCATGAGACTCGTCATCGAGTTGATCGAGGAACTCGTCCTGCTCGGCGGCGGATACGGGCTGTTCACAGGCTGCGCGGCTGGCGACACCGCCGCGGCGATTGTGTTGGAAGTGCGCGCTGGATGA
- a CDS encoding PaaX family transcriptional regulator C-terminal domain-containing protein yields MSPTTPSVRTQFLIFTLFGEFILPRGGSIWTGSLLALLDRLDVGERAARLALSRMSRKGWLATRKEGRRSQYSLTPRGWSLLSQGGKRIFEPPLAEWDGMWQIVVFSLPEKKRSLRHAFRTRLPWFGFGQLAPNMWISPHNRKTEILALCNELNMQDHVEIFSGIHIGPSEDQELVRRCWNLSALASQYKKFIAKFEKEYLAAKNNGRRPPDLDESFVRRFWLLHHYQFFPRTDPNLPAALLPPDWVGFKARQLFEEYRGILESPANQFVDEVVGSA; encoded by the coding sequence ATGTCCCCAACTACCCCATCCGTTCGAACTCAATTTCTGATCTTCACCCTCTTCGGCGAATTCATCCTCCCGCGCGGCGGTTCCATCTGGACAGGAAGCCTGCTCGCCCTCCTCGACCGACTCGATGTGGGCGAACGCGCCGCGCGACTCGCGCTCTCGCGCATGTCGCGCAAGGGCTGGCTCGCCACGCGCAAAGAGGGGAGGCGTAGCCAATATTCGCTCACGCCGCGCGGCTGGTCGTTACTTTCGCAAGGCGGCAAACGCATCTTCGAGCCGCCGCTCGCCGAATGGGATGGGATGTGGCAGATCGTCGTTTTCTCCCTGCCGGAGAAGAAGCGCAGTCTGCGCCACGCTTTCCGTACGCGCCTACCGTGGTTCGGTTTCGGTCAACTCGCGCCGAACATGTGGATCTCGCCCCATAACCGCAAGACCGAAATCCTCGCCTTGTGCAACGAATTGAATATGCAAGATCACGTCGAGATTTTTTCCGGCATCCACATAGGACCCTCCGAAGATCAAGAACTTGTCCGCCGTTGCTGGAATTTGTCGGCGCTTGCCTCGCAATATAAAAAATTTATCGCCAAATTCGAGAAAGAATATCTCGCCGCCAAAAATAACGGACGCCGCCCTCCAGACTTGGACGAAAGTTTCGTCCGCCGCTTCTGGCTGTTGCATCATTATCAGTTCTTTCCGCGCACCGACCCGAACCTGCCCGCCGCTCTGCTTCCCCCCGATTGGGTCGGTTTCAAAGCGCGGCAATTATTCGAAGAGTATCGCGGCATTCTCGAATCCCCCGCTAATCAATTTGTGGACGAGGTGGTAGGGTCCGCGTAA